From a region of the Sesamum indicum cultivar Zhongzhi No. 13 linkage group LG3, S_indicum_v1.0, whole genome shotgun sequence genome:
- the LOC105158753 gene encoding clathrin interactor EPSIN 2, which produces MKKAFDQTVRDLKRGVNKKVLKVPSIEQKVLDATSNEPWGPHGSLLADIAQATRNYHEYQMIMSVIWKRTNDTGKNWRHVYKALTVLEYLVAHGSERVIDDIREHAYQISTLSDFQYIDSSGKDQGNNVRKKSQSLVVLVNDKERIQEVRQKAAANRDKFRSTPTGSMYRPGGYGDRYDDDRYEGRYGNRDDDRNGYGRERDWGSRDEDRYGRHGDSYGREGDRYSRDYEERYGRDGYRDDDYRGRSQTVDDYHYGSRSRSADQDRNRANDDDGQYSSRGSGAKADDHSQDGSVGKRLDQKYSGQNVGAPPSYEDAVGATRSPSYSERDGESSLGYGPKASSPKVASPSYAATAAAPAPAPASPPAPASASVPASASPPAAQPTAQSVNKEVDGFDEFDPRGSFTAAPTTSNGTAPATSGVEMDLLGSLSESFSANPLALVPASPLAMTPEANASASFNSDHAFAAASSPSMINNQSFDDPFGDGPFKAVPSTDSPSVQQQVTTSTNSFATNSIQTLDVPQQVPQKAPTEFGGTFYDGAYMQSGASGVQPPASPQFAQQELSNPNLDIDILADILPPSASASFVNPPAGYSVPPSQSMSHGGFSQPNQPATQSALPSLTAHENSFQSQTSQPAGFPTQLGQPSLQTNYPLQSAESVSQKGFATQTMALTFPVQASQASQMGFHAQSGSTQPNLPNPNFYGTYHSQSVSTGPAAAYMVPPSSTGLTTQHNLFSQSGSAVPIASQMGPQAPQMQPSSLTAAASTNPSVAGSSAIVPQSSKDKFETKSTVWADTLSRGLVNLNISGPKTNPLADIGVDFDAINRKDKRMEKPTTTTVTSTVTMGKAMGSGSGMGRAGAGALRPPSNPMVGSGMNIGMSGGPGAPMGMGGYGVSQPIGSGMGMGMGMGMGMNMPGNMGVGMGMGMGQGMNMQQQMGFPPGSAVPGGYNHAMGTGNYGQQPYGGGYR; this is translated from the exons ATGAAGAAGGCTTTTGATCAAACTGTCCGCGACCT TAAGAGAGGTGTCAACAAGAAAGTTCTTAAAGTTCCTTCAATTGAACAAAAG GTTCTTGATGCAACTAGCAACGAGCCTTGGGGTCCTCATGGATCACTTCTCGCTGATATTGCTCAGGCAACAAGAAACTA TCACGAGTATCAGATGATCATGTCGGTAATCTGGAAACGTACAAATGATACTGGAAAAAATTGGCGGCATGTGTACAAG GCTTTGACTGTTTTGGAGTACTTGGTAGCCCATGGGTCTGAGCGTGTCATAGATGACATCAGGGAGCATGCATATCAAATATCA ACATTGTCAGATTTTCAGTATATTGATTCCAGTGGAAAAGACCAAGGAAACAATGTTAGAAAGAAATCTCAGAGTCTTGTAGTTCTTGTAAACGACAAGGAAAGAATACAAGAAGTTCGTCAGAAGGCTGCTGCCAATAGGGACAA gTTCCGCAGCACCCCCACGGGTAGCATGTATCGTCCTGGTGGATATGGAGACAGATATGATGATGATCGTTATGAAGGCCGGTATGGAAATCGGGATGATGACAGGAATGGCTatggaagagagagagattgggGTTCCAGGGATGAAGACAGATATGGTCGGCACGGAGATTCATATGGCCGTGAGGGAGACAGGTATAGCAGAGATTACGAGGAGCGTTATGGCCGAGATGGGTACAGGGATGATGATTACCGAGGCAGAAGTCAGACCGTTGATGATTATCACTATGGGTCCAGAAGTAGAAGTGCTGATCAAGATAGGAATCGTGCgaatgatgatgatggccaATACTCTTCCCG GGGAAGTGGCGCCAAAGCTGATGATCATTCTCAAGATGGAAG CGTGGGCAAGAGACTTGATCAAAAGTATTCAGGGCAAAATGTTGGTGCACCTCCTAGTTATGAGGATGCTGTTGGTGCTACCCGCAGTCCTTCTTATAGTGAAAG GGATGGAGAATCTTCACTAGGATATGGCCCTAAAGCATCCTCTCCAAAAGTTGCTAGTCCAAGCTATGCAGCAACAGCTGCTGCTCCAGCCCCTGCTCCCGCTTCACCACCTGCTCCTGCTTCAGCGTCCGTCCCAGCTTCAGCTTCTCCTCCTGCTGCTCAGCCTACAGCTCAATCTGTCAACAAGGAAGTCGATGGATTTGATGAATTTGACCCTAGGGGTTCATTTACAG CTGCCCCAACTACATCAAATGGTACTGCTCCTGCTACATCTGGTGTGGAAATGGATTTACTGGGTTCTTTGTCTGAGTCCTTTTCCGCCAACCCCTTGGCTCTTGTGCCTGCTAGCCCGCTTGCCATGACCCCTGAAGCTAATGCCTCAGCAAGCTTTAATTCTGATCACGCATTTGCAGCTGCATCATCACCATCCATGATCAATAATCAG TCCTTTGATGATCCATTTGGAGATGGTCCATTTAAAGCTGTTCCTTCGACCGACAGTCCATCAGTTCAACAACAGGTCACCACATCCACTAATTCCTTTGCTACAAACTCCATTCAAACCCTTGATGTGCCACAACAAGTTCCTCAGAAAGCACCAACTGAATTTGGGGGTACTTTTTACGATGGAGCTTACATGCAGTCAGGTGCTTCTGGCGTGCAACCTCCTGCAAGCCCACAGTTTGCGCAACAGGAGTTGTCAAATCCCAACCTGGATATTGATATATTAGCAGATATTCTCCCACCATCTGCATCTGCATCCTTTGTCAATCCGCCGGCTGGTTATTCGGTTCCACCCAGCCAATCTATGTCTCATGGTGGCTTTTCTCAACCAAATCAACCTGCAACACAGTCAGCTTTACCATCTCTGACTGCACATGAAAACAGTTTCCAATCACAAACCAGCCAGCCTGCAGGATTTCCTACTCAACTTGGCCAGCCTTCATTACAAACAAATTATCCTCTTCAATCAGCAGAATCTGTTTCCCAGAAAGGTTTTGCAACTCAGACCATGGCTTTGACCTTCCCAGTGCAAGCTAGTCAAGCATCACAGATGGGGTTCCATGCTCAGAGTGGTTCTACCCAGCCGAATCTGCCAAATCCCAACTTCTATGGGACTTACCATTCACAATCAGTATCTACAGGCCCAGCTGCAGCCTACATGGTTCCTCCTAGTTCCACTGGACTCACTACTCAGCACAATTTGTTTTCACAATCCGGTTCTGCAGTTCCTATAGCTTCACAAATGGGGCCTCAAGCTCCACAAATGCAACCAAGCAGCCTCACGGCTGCAGCATCAACTAATCCATCTGTAGCAGGTTCTTCTGCTATAGTTCCTCAATCATCAAAAGACAAGTTTGAGACAAAATCCACTGTTTGGGCTGACACTCTGAGCCGTGGACTGGTCAATTTGAATATTTCTGGAC CGAAAACAAATCCATTGGCTGATATTGGAGTTGATTTTGATGCCATAAATCGCAAGGATAAAAGGATGGAAAAACCTACTACAACCACAGTGACATCCACAGTTACCATGGGCAAAGCCATGGGATCTGGTTCTGGAATGGGACGTGCTGGTGCTGGTGCTCTCAGGCCTCCGTCGAATCCAATGGTGGGTTCTGGTATGAATATTGGAATGTCTGGTGGTCCAGGCGCTCCCATGGGCATGGGAGGCTACGGAGTAAGTCAGCCAATTGGAAGCGGAATGGGAATGGGAATGGGCATGGGCATGGGGATGAATATGCCTGGAAATATGGGTGTTGGAATGGGTATGGGTATGGGCCAGGGAATGAACATGCAACAGCAGATGGGATTTCCTCCCGGATCTGCTGTTCCTGGAGGTTATAATCATGCAATGGGAACTGGAAATTATGGTCAACAGCCATATGGCGGTGGCTACCGGTGA
- the LOC110011261 gene encoding pentatricopeptide repeat-containing protein At1g06710, mitochondrial, which yields MSSTRVLKSAVFSPAPLLHSLKSFNRFLSSENSLEGLIADQEISDSIDAPNHHPAAQCFTSQDLAFLRDSSSDAKVADFESRKCLTDAFSIISAIKNFNDGLGEKSQKFLRQFREKLDEKLVVDVLRNVESAELGVKFFMWAGRQIGYTHSMAVYDALLELLGGNKNDKVADNFLREIKDEDSEVLGRLLNVLIRKCCHNGMWNLALEELGRLKDFGYKPTRATYNALIKVFLEAGKLDAASLLHREMLNLGFKMDIHILGCFVQFLCKIGKWRDALNMMEKEEAQPDTVIYTKMITGLCEASLFEEAMEFLNRMRASSCVPNVVTYKILLCGCLNKGKLGRCKRILSMMIAEGCHPSPKIFCSLVHAYCKSGDYSYAYKLLKRMMDCGCKPGYVVYNIFIGSVCGNEEIPSLDVLELAERAYSEMLEARIALNRVNVSNFARCLCGVGKYEKAYNVISEMMLNGFIPEAGTYNKVIGFLCDASQVDKALLLFQELKKNGIVPNVYTYSIMIDRFCKAGLIQQARCWFDEMVRDGCTPNVVTYTAIIHAYLKARKISDANKVFEMMLSQGCPPNIVTFSALIDGYCKAGHVERACAIYEKMRGNANVHDVDIYFTISDDSSKEPNVITYGALIDGLCKVHRVREAQNLLDAMKAEGCEPNHIVYDALIDGFCKVGKLDEAQEVFAKMAERGYSPNVYTYSSLIDRLFKDKRLDLALKVLAKMLEYSCPPNVITYTEMIDGLCKVGKTTEAYKLMLMMEEKGCKPNVVTYTAMLDGFGKAGKVDKSLELFELMASKGCAPNYITYRVLINHCCTAGRLDEAYQLLEEMKQTYWPSHLANYHKVIEGFSKEFLVSLQLLDEMESKDSVPLIPVYKVLIDSFQRAGRLEMALQLHKEFSSLSPPSSADKKVYSSLIGGLSASGRVDEAFELYADIIGKGEIPEFDVFIDLIKGLLKVN from the coding sequence ATGAGCAGCACAAGAGTGCTGAAATCTGCTGTATTTTCTCCTGCACCACTCTTACACTCGTTGAAATCCTTCAACAGATTTCTCAGTAGTGAGAACAGTCTTGAAGGATTGATAGCCGACCAAGAAATCAGCGATTCCATTGACGCACCCAACCATCACCCTGCCGCCCAATGTTTTACCTCCCAAGACTTGGCGTTTCTGAGGGACTCCAGTTCTGATGCCAAAGTTGCTGACTTTGAGTCTCGTAAGTGCTTAACCGAtgctttttcaataataagtgCCATTAAGAATTTTAATGATGGGTTGGGAGAGAAGTCCCAGAAATTCCTTAGGCAGTTTAGAGAGAAACTTGATGAGAAACTGGTGGTTGATGTCTTGAGAAATGTGGAAAGTGCTGAATTGGGTGTTAAGTTTTTCATGTGGGCTGGGAGGCAAATAGGATATACTCATAGTATGGCTGTTTATGATGCTTTGCTAGAGTTACTAGGTGGAAATAAGAACGACAAAGTGGCAGATAATTTTCTACGTGAGATAAAGGATGAAGATAGTGAGGTGCTGGGGAGATTGCTTAACGTATTGATTAGAAAGTGTTGCCATAATGGGATGTGGAATTTGGCACTGGAGGAGTTAGGAAGGCTCAAGGATTTCGGGTACAAGCCCACAAGAGCAACGTACAATGCTCTGATAAAGGTGTTCTTGGAGGCAGGTAAGTTGGATGCTGCTTCTTTGCTTCATAGGGAGATGTTAAATTTGGGATTCAAGATGGACATACATATCTTGGGCtgttttgtgcaatttttatGCAAAATAGGTAAATGGAGAGATGCTCTAAATATGATGGAGAAGGAGGAGGCTCAGCCTGATACTGTAATTTATACCAAAATGATAACGGGTTTGTGCGAGGCCTCTCTGTTTGAAGAGGCTATGGAATTCTTGAATCGGATGCGAGCAAGTTCATGTGTTCCTAATGTTGTTACATATAAGATTTTGCTTTGTGGGTGTCTAAATAAGGGGAAGCTAGGTAGATGTAAAAGAATTCTCAGCATGATGATAGCAGAAGGTTGTCATCCAAGtcccaagatattttgttCCCTTGTCCATGCCTATTGTAAATCTGGAGATTATTCTTATGCGTATAAGTTACTGAAGAGAATGATGGATTGTGGTTGTAAGCCTGGCTATGTAgtctataatatatttattggaaGTGTTTGTGGTAATGAGGAGATTCCAAGTCTGGATGTGTTAGAATTGGCGGAAAGAGCTTACAGCGAAATGCTTGAGGCCAGAATAGCATTGAATAGAGTCAATGTTAGCAATTTTGCCCGCTGTCTTTGTGGGGTTGGGAAGTATGAAAAAGCATATAACGTAATTAGTGAAATGATGTTGAATGGATTCATCCCGGAAGCTGGCACATACAACAAAGTAATTGGTTTTCTCTGTGATGCATCACAAGTAGACAAGGCACTTCTATTGTTCCaagaattgaaaaagaatGGCATTGTCCCAAATGTCTACACTTACTCAATTATGATTGATAGGTTTTGTAAAGCTGGCCTGATACAGCAGGCTCGTTGCTGGTTTGACGAAATGGTGAGAGATGGATGTACCCCAAATGTGGTCACCTACACTGCAATCATACATGCTTACCTTAAAGCTAGGAAAATATCTGATGCGAACAAGGTTTTTGAGATGATGCTGTCACAAGGATGCCCCCCAAATATTGTAACTTTCTCTGCTTTGATTGATGGCTACTGCAAAGCTGGACATGTAGAGAGGGCTTGCGCAATATATGAGAAAATGAGAGGAAATGCCAATGTCCATGATGTAGATATCTACTTTACGATTTCTGATGATAGTAGTAAAGAGCCAAATGTTATTACCTATGGAGCTCTCATTGATGGTTTATGCAAAGTGCATAGGGTCAGAGAGGCCCAAAATCTGTTAGATGCAATGAAAGCTGAAGGTTGTGAGCCAAATCATATTGTTTATGATGCTCTTATTGATGGATTTTGCAAGGTCGGAAAACTAGATGAAGCACAGGAAGTATTTGCTAAGATGGCAGAACGTGGATACAGTCCAAATGTTTATACCTACAGCTCTTTAATTGACAGATTGTTTAAAGATAAACGTCTGGATCTTGCTTTGAAAGTATTGGCTAAAATGCTAGAATATTCTTGCCCACCTAATGTTATTACTTATACAGAGATGATCGATGGCCTTTGTAAAGTTGGGAAGACAACCGAAGCATACAAACTGATGTTGATGATGGAGGAAAAAGGTTGTAAACCTAATGTTGTTACTTATACTGCCATGCTGGATGGCTTTGGAAAGGCTGGTAAAGTGGATAAAAGCCTTGAACTCTTCGAGTTGATGGCCAGCAAAGGATGTGCTCCTAATTATATCACATATAGGGTCTTAATAAATCATTGCTGTACTGCTGGACGCTTGGATGAGGCTTATCAACTTTTAGAGGAgatgaaacaaacttattgGCCAAGTCACTTAGCAAACTATCATAAGGTCATAGAAGGCTTCAGCAAGGAATTCTTAGTGAGTCTTCAATTACTAGATGAAATGGAAAGCAAAGATTCTGTTCCCCTTATTCCAGTTTACAAAGTTCTGATTGATAGCTTTCAGAGAGCTGGAAGGTTGGAAATGGCTTTGCAGCTGCATAAAGAGTTTTCATCATTGTCACCACCTTCATCTGCTGACAAGAAAGTGTATTCTTCTTTAATAGGGGGCCTGTCAGCTTCAGGTAGAGTTGACGAGGCATTTGAGTTGTATGCAGACATCATAGGAAAAGGTGAAATTCCTGAGTTTGATGTCTTCATTGATCTCATCAAAGGGCTTCTAAAGGTTAAC